The Salmo trutta chromosome 22, fSalTru1.1, whole genome shotgun sequence genome contains the following window.
AtatgctctccctccctccctccctccctctaaccagCCCAGTCATCCCATCTATCTACTCTACTCCAGCTCTATGTTATTGGCTCTGATTGTGCAATATTTTGACTCTGATGTGCAGTACTATTATCAGTTCCTAGCCTCTAGCTCTCACATCCCTGTTAGCTCTCCTTATAATGGAATCATCTCTGTACTTTGTTTGAGGATTTCATGAATGCACTTAGCATTTCTCCCCTCAAAACTGTGTTTATTGTTGCTCTATTTGTCCCCAGTAAGCTGTATAAATTAATTCTGCCTCTTAATCCCTCATTCTAAGTGAGCAGTTTTCATTTTCTGAAATGAGACAGTTTCCAACAATAAATATCAGTGTTTGGTTAAACACACTAACAATCCTCTATGTTTTAGATCTTAAGACAAAAACCCAGGCTAAAGTTCTGACCAAATCTCCACTGACCAAACCTCCCCAGAAAACAGACACCACAAAGACCAACAGGTAAGCAGCACTGCACCCGAAATCAGAACATCCGATTTTGGTAGACCATCCCTGAGAAATGGTAGAAATAACTGTGCTGCCCCCCACTGTTATATAGTGGTAATTGCTAGTCCATACAGAGATCGGTGAAACGATACATTGCAGTACTTGTTAGTGCCACGATCTTTTGAGGTTTATGCGCTTTCCTCCCTTAGTGTTATCAGACCCTTTGATTTTGTATCCATTATTGAATGATTGTTATTGTCCTAAATTAAACATATTTTTAAGCAATTAAAATGGCTTTCATTTTGTGAGTGTCAGGATTAATTTTCTGTTCTCCGGTGCTGTTCTTTTGATTTGATGGTTTTTTCATCTCCCTGATCAGCCCTACCAATAAGCCCAGCACCAGAGAGGCCAATAAAGCCAAGCTCCCCGCTACAGGAAGAACAACAACTGTAGGAACAGGAGCCAGAGCAGACACAAAGGGGATGAGCACACCAACAGGCTCAGCTGAGAACCATGGTGAGAGGCagaaccgtgtgtgtgtgcacgcacgtgtgtgtgtggacgtgtgtgcgtccatgcgtgcatgtgtgtttttcCAATACAAATCCTAACATCATCTCACTGTGGGCCAAAGTATTGAAATATGTTTCTCCTCTCATGCAGTCTCTAGACCTGGGTCATCCCTGATTACCAGAAAGCCTGCGTCTCCCAGGAAAGAGGAGGATAAGGATGGCTCCAAAGTTTCAGTAGACAAAGCAGCCAGGAAGACCACAAAAACCACCCCAGCTACCGCAGCCACGGCCAAATCTACTTCTAAACCAGTAAAAGCCAGCTCCAGCTCCTCTCCTTCCAAACAGCCTCCACTAGCAACAGCCAAACCTGGACCAAAGCAGAATGCTACCTCTGAATCTCCTACAGAGAAAACCTCAACCAAGTCAGCGGGGCCAGTTAAAAACATATCCTCTGTCGTTTCATCCAAAAAGCCTGCAGCTAAAGAGAAAGAGGGATCTAATGGTAAAACCTCTGCAGAGACACAGCAGGCTAATGACACTGGTTCCGGAGCAGAGAGGGTCTCCTCACATTCAGATCCCAGAGAGAAGGCCTCAGAGCCAGTAGCAACATCCACAGAGCAGAGTCCAGCTCATAACATCCCACTACCACCAGGCCCCCAGGGCCACAGTGGAGGAGGGGACTCCCTCTCCTTACCCCTGAACGCCAGCCCTACGCTAAGTCCTCAGAAGTCTGCCAAACAACCAGGTAAACCTAACTGCACAAGAGGAGTCAGGGCTCTGTCCAGTCAGCCACCAGCAATCAACCACATATTTAATGGGAATGACCTCGTAAATGGAGAGCCTGCTAAGCACACAGAGGGgacacacacatgtaaacacacTCCTGGCTCAGCCACAGACCTTCCGCTGGACACCCCAACCCCAAGCAGCCCTCTGGAGGACTCGTGGAGCAGCCTGCACCACCAGGTCAGCCCCGAGTCAGAATCCGGCAGTGCCACCACCTCATCAGACGACATCAAGCCTCGCTCTGAGGACTACGACGCCGGGGGCTCCCAGGACGATGTGGATGACTGCTGCTCCAACGACCGCGGCGAATCCAAGGGGGGCGGCACCATGCGTTGCCATGACTTCCTGGGTCGCAGTAGTAGCGACACAAGTACGCCTGAGGAGCTGAAGATGCTGGATGGTGGGCTGCGGGTCGAGGTGAGGCTGAAGGGGTGCGAGGTAGAGACCACCAGCGAGGAGGAAGGGGTGAAGCAACGGCCGCGCTCCTGGCTGAGCAGGGACAGAGACGAGGTCCCTGTTGAGGAGGAGGTGCAGGCCAATATTACGGTGAAGCAGGTCCCCGACAGCCAGCTCTTCTCCTCTGAGGAGTCCGaggagtctgaggaagaggatgagagaTCAGAGGTGGAGGTTCTTCCTGGTCACCAGGCCCCTCTGCCTCCTGCCGACCCCTCTTCTCAGTTTCAGGGCATTGTGAACATGGCCTTCGAGGACGGAGTTGACCCTGGTCAAGACAACGAACAGCAGCAGCAACTGGACTACCAATCAGCCTCTAACTTCCGCCGCTCTGTTCTGATCTCTGTTGACGAGTGTGAGGAGCTGGGATCAGAGGAGTGCGGGGTGCAGACTCCGCCCCAGCAACAGCCTGATGACCCCCTCACGCCCTACAACGTCTTCGGGAGCGACCCTTCTCCGGCCCCTCAGTCAGTCCCCAACTTTGTCTCTCACTCTGGGGGGCACCTGGCATCAGACTTTCCCAAAAgcacacagcagcagcaggaaCAAGGCAACGAGCACAAGTCCAAAAACAAACCCATTGTTTTCCTCACTGAGATCCAGGATCCTCTGGTAGATGACCATAACCCCACCAAAGTGGAGGGAGTAGAGCCCAGCCCTGGTTGCCCTTCTCTGGACCATGACCCCACTGACCTGCCTCCCCAGGAACGGGAGAGACCCTGCCACCTAGACCTCCGGCCTGCTGAACAGTACAGCAATGGAGGATTACCACGCAAGAACCCCTCAACCAAGCCTAGCCAAGCATCTGTACCTGTGCATGTAGACAGCAAGAGATCAGACTTAAATTACCCTCAGCAGAAAGGGGGCTCTCCTGTACATGCAGCTATCCCACAATCCCCAGCAGGTAATGTATAATGATCTACATCTAGGAACCCACCTAATTTAAACCCTGTAGCCAAACCCCTCACCCATTCTCCCTCCCCACCCAGCCAAACTCCATTAGTCAAGgcatagttagttaattagttctcCCTTTGCAAGATACAATCTCCTCTGTCTGATATAACATGATGTTCAGACTATTCATTTGCATTATGACACGTACACTTATCCCCTTCCTCTCAAAATGAATATAATACAGATGACTTAACTAGTTCAAATTCAAATTGAATCGTTTTTGATATGCCCATATACTGTAGCTGAAAGCTTGTTATAAATGCGCAAAACATCTGTGTACCAATCCCTTGAGTTGAATTGGTAACACCAatatctgtaaaaaaaataaaataaatggagaTTGGTCAATCAAGAAACGTGCAGAAGTAGCTTAGCTATAATCATCTTATAACAACTGAACTACCTTTTTTCAGAGCCATTCTGACCTTGACTACTTAGATTACTTATGAAAAAAAAGCAATGTTGATTTCAATGAGAACTGATACTAAAATATTAAGTTtgagtcctaaatggcaccctattcccttttataaggcactacttttgaccagggcccatagggtcaaaagtagtgcactgtgtaaggaatagggttccatttgggatgcaaccttagTGTAAAGTAGTGTGTCATGTGTTGGTTAGAAACCCCCTGCCTTCTGACAAGGTGTGGCGGACTGATGTAGTCCTAGTTGTACTAATGCACTTTGATGTACATAAAAATGCAAATATTCAATGATTTTTCATTGTTTCTTTTAGTGAATGCAACTAAATCCAACAGCTCCTGGCCTTTTTTAAGCCACAGCTGATGATATTATTTATTAGATTGATGTTTCCATAATTTGTATTTCATGCAGAAGACGTGCAACCAAGAtatgatttttttaaatcaaattacaCAATAATATGCAAAGTGGCCAGTTGATTTGGAGGGTAAATCCACAAATACTAAGCTGTCATTATGACCAGATTGCTTTTGAGAAAGATGTCAATCTTTGTTTTACTTACCTACAGGGACTCTTGCCTACCCAGGATCGGcttgtttttgttatttattgTCAGACCCGTCAGACCCTTCTAACCTGTATCTTCTCATCAGTCTGCTTATCTATAAAGACATCTGCATGATAGTAGTACATGCCATTTGTTGTGTCTTTTTATTTATTCCACCCaatatgtttgtttttacttCATTCTTTTTTTACTTGTTTTATTCTGTAATGCTGGTTTGGTTCAATAGACGTGTGGTATTGCCTGGTAGTTTTCTGTATGTGGTGTGTCTAGAACAATCTTTATATTCCATGTCTCTCTTTTTTCACTCATATGATACAGCAAAGCTATTACTTAGTTAGGGGTcacgtctgaaatggcaccctattcctcatatagtgcactatacaggggatatggtggcatttgggatgcatcctagtTAGGCTCTATCCCAGTGCAAAACATATCAATCTTGTTTTTGCTGTCATCAATTGTATCATCCATTGCCAGCATGGATCTGTTATTTACAGTGATATGGAAGCAGTGTTAATAACAAAGAAACTGTACATAAAACCAGATGGGAAATGTTAGATTAACCTATGTACTTCCCTTTGTGCTGCAAAGTAAATCATTTCTGCCTGaatttaggtttttgtgacagtATTATAATCATATCTGTACAATACAATAGTTCTATTCATTAGTTAAAGATACCTGCACGGTTTATTTCTTCAAACATATCACTGGTGCCTGAGCAAACTGAGTTATTCAGAGTTCACTAACCAGCGCTGGCAATGCAATGCAATGAATGGCTTACTGTGTTTTTTACTGGTGGATAGAAGAGACACATCCAGACAACTACATCCCTCTGTGCTTGACCTTTAAGGCAGCTTTCCATCCTATCTATCACCCACAGTCCAGGTCAGTGACTACTCATGACTTATGCATATGATATAATTCTACATTATATCAACAATTTCATATTATAATCCATTGGTCTGTAACTAGGTACCAATAATGGTGAAATGAGGGCCTCCCGCCTCTCTCCTAGTGGAATAGAGGACAGGTTATTGACTCATCCTGTCATTTGATTATTAAATGGATGTTAAGAGGACACAGTTGCATTAAGGGTGAAACTTTAGTCATCTAAATGTTGGGATAATAACGGAAAGAAGTGACCTGCAGAATACCTGTGTAATGACTATGGACTTATGGAAAGATGAATCGTTATGTCATTGTCAACTGTTTTTAGGGGACATTGAAGGACAATGAGACCGACTGGATCAAACAACAACCCCAACCTGTACACATGACTGACGCCCCTCCAAAGCCCTCTCTACCAACTACGAACTGAACGTGAGACAAGCTTTTGAGCACCTCAGCTCCTCTGACaacaggagcaggaggagcacagTGAGGGAGGAGAACGACAAAGAGGAAGATTACAATGAAGAGAGTGGTAAGTTTGCGGAGCGTGACTGGAGCATGCTGAAGCAACTCCTCTCGGACCAGGAGTCCAGTCTTGGCGTCATAAACCCAGTCCCTGAGGACCTGAACCTAGCCCAGTATCTCATCAAGTAGACCCTGTCCGTCTCCCGGGACTGCCTGGACACCCAGCAAACCTTCCTGCTTCACGAGAAGGTGACATTTAAACGCTGGGCAGAGCTCATATCACCCCTGGAGGACTCCACAACCAGCATCACTGTGACCAGCTTCTCGCCCGAGGATGCTGCCTCTCCGCAGGGGTAGTGGAGCTAGAAACGTATCACTGACAAAGCCTATACAGAATTAAGGACTAATGGATCATCTTGGAGTTAGAAACACATCACTTGATTGACAGGTTTAAGGACTAAGAAGACACTATGTTAACTTCTTTCTGGATTTATCAACCTTCTCTCTGGATTCATCAACTAAACAACACTTCTTCTGAGACAGACACTCAGTACTATCTATCAGCGGGACCTGTTACACTTTCTCTCTGGACTTCTGCAACATGTCTTCGGTTTACTGACATCTACAGTACCACAATTATTCTGTCTTGATGTTTGAGTCATCCTCTATTTATTGGTTGACTGTCTCATGCTTTTATGCTGCTTTTTATGAGCTTTGAGTTTTTTCGGACTCTCAAACTGAGCTTGTTTGTTCGCATTCAGTCCCCTTCaaagtgcttgacttggactgaaataggttccagTACTAATTTTGGGTGCCAGTACAGTTTATATTTAGTTAAAGGAGCTCCACAATACCTTTCGATAAGATGAACAGGAGCTCAAGCCGTAGAACATTTTAGGTGCCAGAActcagctccagtgagctcctgcccaagtcaagcactgccccTTCATCTTCAGTTATATACTTAATGGACTGAGAGTTTAGACACAAATAAGCTGTTGTGCATGTGGACAATTTGTGTAAGTTTAACTGTTTACTTGGTGTTTGCAACCTTTAGaaagaagaaaataaaatgtctttctcatggctctctACTCATGATGATGGTTAGACAGTGGAGTTCACAGAAACTAGAGAACATGTTGGTCTGTTGGCTTTATATTCATTGTGTATATGAAAATTAAAATGCTTGGTTCTAAATACAACGgtttaatttttttggggggggggtttggtgATAGTGAAAATACAATAGTAgatcattttttttaattaacagaATTTGTGAAATTATATAGATTTTTATTGTACATGTCGGGTTAAAATGAGGGATACACTTGGGCGTTTGTTGCTGTACGTGAAATGACATAATTGCGTCACCTTTTTGGGGTCCCGTGACGTCTTGCTCACACCTCCTTCGCGTGCCTCCTTGATCTCGTTAGATTCCAGTCAACTCAGCACCGCTCATTCGGGCAAAACAGACTTGGTTTGTTATCCAACTTCGCACCCTATCTTATTTTGGGTGAATACAGTTAGCTACATACTACCACCAATAATGACTACCAACGGTAATGACAGGACAACTCAATGGAAAACAACAATTATAGTCAGCACATCACTTCAGGTAACGTTTAACACCACAAATGGCTAGCCAAAGAAGTTGCTAGCCAAAGAAGTTGGGCCAAAATTGTCAATTTCTGTTGTATAATTGAGTTCTTCCCGATATTGATATGAAGTCACAATATTGACAATTTGATTATTACAGCTTATTAGATTTCATCAAGACATTACCCATCTAAAACATTACCCTACTAAAACACACAGAATCATGACACATCCAGGATGCTTCTTGCACAGCACCATCGTATCCGATTCTCAGACGCTGTGAAGTCGGGATCCATTGTTTTCCCGCAGTCAGGTAATCATCAATTTGACATTACGTTATTTGATTCATGCTTCAAAGGTACAGTATGTATGCCTATACTAAGGTGACCAGATTTCTGAAATGAAAACCAGGGACATTTCCAGTTAGGCGGTCAATATTTAattaaaatatcacattttattttctattaaATACAAAAGGGGGACAATTCCAGTTTCATGTATTTAGTCTAACAGGCACACTGTGATAGACAGAGAAAACAACTATATTacagaaacactacagacaaGACAGAACTGTCCGATCTGAACAGCCATTCAGTGGTCCTGGTAgaataagagcagaagagaacatgagCAAAATTGAAAAACAGACAATAGTATATGTGAAATACTTAACAACATAATAAAGAAATAAGATGCTGATGAGATTGGTAACTACATAATATACTCATATCAACCTAATCTGTATATTTCTCAGAAGAATGTATTTTCTTCAGGATTGCTCAGTCTTTGGCCAACTCCTGGCAGGGGAGGTTGAAGTTTATCTTCACAATAAGCATGGCCTTGATGGTAGGAACAGTGAACCTATTAATTGCTGCTGTCCATATATCATTATTTTGGGAGAACACTCTCGACTGGTGCATTACTTCCAGGTAAGCACATGACAGCAGACGCTAATCTAGCCAGGTTAGTGTGTGGGATGTCATTCTCTTTGAAGTGGGTAACCACCGTGCTCCATCTCTGACTAAGCGGTGTCTCAGATGTTTTCCATTCTTCAAGCGATCCCCCCTTTAGGAACTCTTGCAGGCCAATAACCTTGTCACACAATGCATCCTCATTGATGGTCACATTGGAGCATTTTTCCTGCAGTGTGGCTGCTGCCTTCTGGATCTCTTCACGCAGAGGTTGCCTTTTTAAAAGTTGACATTGTAAATCTTTTAGATTATCTGTGTGCTTTCCCCATGCTTGCAAGTAGTTTACAGCCATAGTGAAGAATGATTGAGATGTTTTGAGAAAGCTCTCTTTAGACATGGCTCCATTTTCCTCTAGCTCTCTCAGAAGTCCTCTGACCAAAACTGGAATGAAGTTGTCATCACGTCTTGCAGTCAATTTTGCCTCAATGTTTCTCAGAATTGCAGCGGACTCCACAGCACAGTGGTCCTGGCCTTCAAGCATCTTGATCGTGTCACTGAAAACGGTCAAGTTTCCATGGACAAAGGCCAGCCAAAGTTCAGTCAGTGGATCTTCGAACATTGTTCGCAGGACAACAGGGCATTTGTCTTCAGAAAGAAAAAAGGATTTCAATGGCACATACATTTTCAGCACTCTTTCTAGAGCAGGGAGCATGGACATCCAGCGAACATTGCTGTGTCCTAAAATGTTATGGTACTCCTGGCCAACAAACTCACAAAAGCCCTTCAGTCTTTCTACTCTGACAGTGAAAATATGAACATATCCAAATATCTTTGTGAGCAGGTACTCAACGTCCAAGTGGAATCATATCCAAAGCTGTTCTGGccgtgttatgaatgatgtgggCAGGACAACCTAAGCCAATCACCTCCCGCTGCAGTGCATTTTTAACTTTGGTATGGACATTGACCCTCTCCAGCCTATTCAGTCCTCCAAAGTTGGTATTTGTTGTCGGCAGAGAATGTTTTCCAGGTTACATTTTTGGATGACCACCAGGACCTCAGCTGCAATTTCCTCTGCTGTTTCGCTGTTCAATTCAACATAATCAAACAGTTTTGATTCCACAGATGTGCTGCCATCATATATCTTACAATATTTGGCTACTTTTGGCAGCAGCTTTACGTGTCCATGATTGGACGCATCAATGGACAGGGACACAAATTCAACCTGGTCTAGGTCCTGTGTTACCAAAGTAGTTGCCCATGTTGCTAACACGTTACTCACTATGGCGTCACATTTTGTCCCAGCACATGTAAACTTTGGCTCATAAAGCTTCCGTGCCAGTTGTGCTGTGCAGTCCATAGATCTGTAACTATGATTGTGTCGCATAGTGTGGTACGCAAAGACACCCTCCTGCACAGCTAAACCATATTCTTCTTGGGAAGGCTCTACCTTCTTGAAGAATGTGGTGACAGAGGGCATACCAACACGGGCAATCAGAGAGTATTTATGGTTTTTCGTCTGCTGATGTTCTACCACTGCCGTTCTTCTCTGGCTGCCAACTGAAAGAGAGGAATTACAACGGGTGCAGTGAACCATTCTATCTTCTTGACCTGAGCGTATAAATGGAAATTCTCTTATGTTTTTCATAAAAAGTGCATTTCTGTTTCTTGGAAAGAGTCATTGTATCTCCTCTGTCTGCTCTTCTTCACTCTCCTTGTGTCACTCTTCTTATTCTCTAACTTTTTCTTCTCCTCCAATCTtccttctctttcttcctttccttCTCTTCACCTTTCCACCTCactcttctactctctccttgCGTCACTCTTTTTACTCCCTTAATTttcccttctccttcctctccaatcTGTATTAATAAACAGCATACTATTAGATAAAGTACTTTGGTTAACAGATTCCCATTGCTTGCCTCATTTTTATATTTTATCtcaaaaacattgtttagaataATAAATTGGCTGTAATCATATCTTTACCTTTCCTCCTCTATCCCTTTCAGTCTTCTTCCTATCcagtcttcctcctctccttccactcCACTGCTAATGTTATCCATGaacatttctaaatatatttTCACACTACTTATTATAATGCCAAACCATTCAAATTGTAATCTACAAAAATATTCTCAGAATTAATTGTGCATTCATTTAATATAATCATATTTCCAAAATAGCCCGTCCACTGCATGTTTACATGTGAACGTTTTTTACCTAGCTACcataacagtagctagctaacttagctagctaacttagctatgtagactaatgttagctagcataaCCTATTTAAAACCTTATAGAGCAGATCATCTATCTATATAATAAATTGTGACATTATAACATCACTAGCTAGGCTCTCAAACAATTGTAACTTACCTGGCTTGAAAAGACGTTTGTGGTGATGTTGTGGATTCACTTGACACTTGCTAGCTTCTGGTCGAGTTTTCCACAGCAGTTTTCTCTAAAACTATCGCGAGCAAGTAGTTAGTAGAAGAAGAAGAGTGGATGAAGCTGCTATAGCGAGCAGCCCCCTCTCTTGGCCTAAACAAGCACAACGCGATTGAGACGTCAACCGGTAGGCTGTGCTGCCCGGTCTTTCTTGCCAAGTAAGATATTTCACTTTGCGATCTGTTTTTAACACACAGTTAAAAAAGGGGACATTTCCGGGGACAGCTCCAGCCAAAAACGGGGACTGTCCCCGGAAAACGGGGACGTCTGGTCACCCTAGCCTATACTAGAGATCCGCAGTTGGTGTCTTTAGGCTGTTACATTGCCAATGCCAAGAGGACCATGTCACAGTGCCACCTAACACCTGTTGTAAGGGGGTTCCCGCCATATACACTGTCCCCTGGGCCTGTCATGACATCAGATACCTTTCAGCTAATGTGGTCGTAACTTCAAAAACTGCAGGATTTTGCTCCTATTAAAAGGCTGCAGAAGACTTCTGTCGGGCATTACCTAGATATTTTGTGATAATCCATTGACTCCCTCATAATCTAGCAAATAAAGCACATAAGCCCAAGGCCAGTCTGCAAAACCAAAGTTGTGTTATAAATTAATGTATGTGTGGGTTGTCCAGGTATTGCATTCCTCATAATAAACCCACAAGAACTACCAGAGAACCTTGAGGAAGCAGGACTGTTTGACAAGATCAAGAAGTTTGTGACGGTTCACCGCAATAGTTTCCTTCTCCTGCAAGCCCCTTTTTATGGGAAGAAGGAACtggacatcatgtcagtgatacAGCACAGGTATAGTTATTTTATTATACTTTATAGCAGACAATTTTATTCCTGTCTGGAACGATTCTAACATGTGCAAATGTTATACATTACAGGCCAATGTGGACTAGTGTAGTTTCACAGTAATGATCACTCCTCCTCTAAACGATTATCCTACTGTACAGACCCAAATACATTCAAATGACCAGTAGTTTTGAATGATGCAACAATATTTCCGGTCACATGGCTATCTTAGTGCTGTGCTTTGTAACTGAGTGATCCTGTGGTCTATTGCAGATTCCTTGGCAGCAATCTCAGAGTTCTACCTGTACGTAACAACACAGAGATAGTCAAGGGGATGCTGACTATAGCCAAAGTAAGGATGAAAGAAGACACCCCTAAGTCCTCACACATTATATTGACATGGATATTAGGTAATAAGAATAATGAAAAAACGAAAATTAAGATACTTGGCATTAGTTGataaaaaaatcgaatcaaaatcaaatgttatttgtcacatgcgctgaatacaacaggtagaccttaccgtgaaatgcttacttacaggcccttaaccaacaatgcagttcaagaaaaaaataatatttactaaataaactaaagtaaaaaataaaataaaaagtaacacaataaaataacaattccaaggctataaacaggggaaaccggtaccgagtcaatgtgcgggggtaaaggtcagtcaaggtcatttgtacatgtaggtaggggtaaagtgactatgcatagataagatATAGTCGATACAAATATTGTTTATAACGATAAAGTTGATACAAAGTTAGGCTACTTTACTTTGCTAGGTTCATCAGGGACAATGCACATTAATAAACATTTCTGTCAATGTGCCAGGTTTTTGCCAGCTGGCTAAAATTGAGAGTTCATCAAGTTTTCCCCCTGTGATAATGAAAGTGATCTCATCTTCCAGGCCACCAGTAAGCCCCATGTTGACAGCATGCGGGATCGGATGTCTCTGGCCAGGGCCCACATTATAGAGAGCAGCTCTGTCTGGAAGATGCTCAGGGACATTAAGCTGGGGTGAGCAGCTGGTGCAGAGTGGGGATGCCAGGTCCCCTCAAACCTACCTGTTCATGATAGGTTAGTGACTCTAATGATTTATTTATGCTAGGTCTGGCATCCTCTGTGTTTACGGTCACAAGCACAGAATGGCTTTAACCCAACTGGCATGTATTTAGTGTGCTTGATGTACTCAATGCATCCAATCCTGTATCCAGCAGAATACTTTAACTGTATAGATTCAGTAGAAAGTCAATTGAAAATCCAGCATTGCAAATAAGTGAAATGAGGcttaaataaagaaatatttttttgtagattgtgtatttattatttattattaaccTGAAACAATCATTTTTAAAAGCATAAGACTCTGAGCCATTGTTAGACAGCAGTCCCAGTTTTCACTTTCTCCTCTGATATCTCCTCAATACGGATCACTAGACTCTCCATCAGGTCAAAGGTCACCAGAGCACACTGCAGTACCTGTGAAGTCCAAATAACTCAGTGCCAATTCAAATGATTAAATTCAATGTGACAAGCAAGCAAAAACAGCAGTGGTAATGTGGCTGTAGTTACCTGATACTGCATCTCTGGGGTCATATCTGATACCTTCTTGTTCTTCACAGTCATAGTCTGAACTAATGCACCTCTAGCCTCTCTGGCTTCTGTTAGTGGATGAGAGTCACAATAATACATTGATTTGTGTACACAGTATAACATGTTGTACATTGTTCCCAGAATAATACACAGTATTtacatgtaatacattttaatagatgGAGTACTGTAGTGTAGAGAGATCTGCTTTCTTACCCTGTGCTTGAATCTTCTTGTCCTCTCTCATGTTCTTAACCTGCCCTGCGTAGTAGGCTCTAGAGAGGGCCAGACACACCCTCAGCATCTTCAGGTAGTCCTCTTTGATCTTGAACAGCTCCGGCCATATACTTGACTGAAAACATCAGCGTTAGGCCATCAACATGCTGTCTTGTCTTAACCACATCAACTAACTAGTAGCGAGGTTTAATCTTCTGAGTTATATGAATGTGTCAAAAACACTCACTGTCTGCTGCCAGTCCATGTCCCGCATAAGCAGGTATCGTAACAGATTGAGAGACTCCATTACCCTAAGGTAGAGATGGACAAAGAATACtatacggaacaaaaatataaacgcaacatacaacaatttcaaagattttactgcattacagttcatataaggaaatcagtgaatttaaataaattcattaggccctaatatatggatttcacatgactgggaaaacagaaatgcatctgttggtcacagataccttctcgtcacggtatctctgtgtattcaaattaccatcgataaaatgcagttgtgttcgttgtccttagtttatgcctgcccataccataacccttcCGTCACCATGGGGTGCTCTGTTCACAAcgatgacatcagcaaaccgctcgcccacacaacg
Protein-coding sequences here:
- the c22h1orf146 gene encoding protein SPO16 homolog yields the protein MTTNGNDRTTQWKTTIIVSTSLQNHDTSRMLLAQHHRIRFSDAVKSGSIVFPQSGIAFLIINPQELPENLEEAGLFDKIKKFVTVHRNSFLLLQAPFYGKKELDIMSVIQHRFLGSNLRVLPVRNNTEIVKGMLTIAKATSKPHVDSMRDRMSLARAHIIESSSVWKMLRDIKLG